One Dysosmobacter welbionis DNA segment encodes these proteins:
- a CDS encoding IreB family regulatory phosphoprotein, whose protein sequence is MDDFTRKFNIATEKDAEIHQILSTVYRALEEKGYNPINQIVGYILSEDPTYITNHNNARTLIRKIDRDELLQVLVRRYLGQ, encoded by the coding sequence ATGGACGATTTTACCAGGAAATTCAATATTGCCACGGAGAAGGACGCAGAGATCCATCAGATTCTCTCGACCGTCTATCGGGCATTGGAGGAAAAGGGCTATAACCCCATCAACCAGATCGTGGGTTATATTCTCTCCGAGGACCCCACCTACATCACCAATCACAACAATGCCCGGACCCTGATCCGCAAGATCGACCGGGACGAGCTGCTGCAGGTGCTGGTCCGCAGATATTTGGGGCAGTAA
- the pheS gene encoding phenylalanine--tRNA ligase subunit alpha — protein MKEQLEAIRAGALAAIGAAGNTGELEALRVQYLGKKGELTAVLKQMGKLSAEERPVMGQLANAVRADVESAIEQQSAVLAEKALEERLEAEALDITVPGKAHKLGHKHPMYTALDEIKEIFISMGFTVLDGPEVELATYNFDKLNAGEGHPSRDWSDTFYFDEDSRVMLRSQTSPMQVRAMETMELPIRIIAPGRVYRKDEVDATHSPMFHQVEGMVIDKGVTMADLKGTLNTVVEMLYGKGTKTRFRPHHFPFTEPSCEMDVQCHKCGGVGCPTCKGEGWIELLGAGMIHPKVLKMSGIDPEVYSGWAFGIGLERTAMRRFKIADLRLIFENDVRFLEQF, from the coding sequence ATGAAGGAACAACTGGAAGCCATTCGCGCCGGCGCGCTGGCAGCCATCGGCGCCGCCGGGAACACCGGAGAGCTGGAGGCCCTCCGGGTCCAGTACCTGGGCAAAAAGGGAGAACTGACCGCCGTTCTGAAGCAGATGGGCAAGCTCTCCGCCGAGGAGCGGCCCGTCATGGGCCAGCTGGCCAACGCCGTCCGGGCAGATGTGGAGTCCGCCATCGAGCAGCAGTCCGCCGTCCTGGCGGAAAAGGCCCTGGAGGAGCGGCTGGAGGCCGAGGCGCTGGACATCACCGTCCCCGGCAAGGCCCACAAGCTGGGCCACAAGCACCCCATGTACACCGCGCTGGATGAGATCAAGGAGATCTTCATCTCCATGGGCTTCACGGTCCTGGACGGCCCGGAGGTGGAGCTGGCCACCTATAACTTCGACAAGCTGAACGCCGGCGAGGGCCACCCCTCCCGGGACTGGAGCGACACCTTCTACTTTGACGAGGACAGCCGGGTGATGCTCCGCTCCCAGACCAGCCCCATGCAGGTCCGGGCCATGGAGACCATGGAGCTGCCCATCCGCATCATCGCCCCCGGCCGGGTGTACCGGAAAGATGAGGTGGACGCCACCCACTCCCCCATGTTCCATCAGGTGGAGGGCATGGTCATCGACAAGGGCGTCACCATGGCGGATCTGAAGGGCACCCTGAACACGGTGGTGGAGATGCTGTACGGCAAGGGCACCAAAACCCGGTTCCGCCCCCATCACTTCCCCTTCACGGAACCCTCCTGCGAGATGGATGTCCAGTGCCACAAGTGCGGCGGCGTGGGCTGCCCCACCTGTAAGGGCGAGGGCTGGATCGAGCTGCTGGGCGCCGGCATGATCCACCCCAAGGTGCTGAAGATGTCCGGCATCGACCCGGAGGTATACTCCGGCTGGGCCTTCGGCATCGGCCTGGAGCGCACCGCCATGCGGCGGTTCAAGATCGCCGACCTGCGGCTGATCTTTGAGAACGACGTGCGATTCCTGGAACAGTTCTAG